TTTGGCCAGTTCCTTCTCTCtgaaagcaaagaagaaaaactaTTCAGGGCCCCCAGACAGTCTCCAACTCCACAACCAAGCCATGCAGGGAAACTCCACAGGCTCCCACTTGCATTTGTGCCTGCAGCACAATGAACAGAAGCCGAATTCTGTTGCTGCACCAATAGAACTCACAGAAGGGATAATAAGGATTTATGGCCAAACTAATTTCTTAACATGTGAAACATGCACATCATCCTTATGCAGTTAAACCAGTGTGAAAATTGCTGCTTTATGAAAAAAGCAAACGCTGTCCTGCGCTCGGCTGTAGCTACAGGGATCTGCTTTCGTACCAAGTCACGTTCATAGCTGGTGGCTGGCGCACTTGGCAACTCTTACAGGGGTGGCTGCGGAAGCAGCTGACATGCCTGTCCCATGACAGGAAGAACTCACCGCTCTTGCTTGGCTTTCTGCTCTCTGGATCTTCGGTCTCCTATCACAGACATAGCCTATGGGGGGAGGTAATTCCAGAATAGGTGAAGAATTCAACAAGTGTCTACCAGATTATCcacatggtccatctagtccagtatccccTTTCCAGGAGCAGGTCCTCAGATGCCTCAGGGAAGCCCATAGTGGGGCAAGTTGGTCCCCAGCATGTCATGATCAGAAGCACACTGCATCTGAAGATGTTTGGCTACCATGGCTCATAACACTagaggggttaccgcacttgtattcccagcgatgtattaagagtttcaaaacgttataaaaaattctgttcgcactttggcccctttagctgtgaagacgtcttccaaccatttataagccatggtatccaaaaacccttttaaagcgatgtcttttataacattttcaaactcttaatacatcactgggaatacaaagtgcggtaaccccctagatCTATCCAACCCCCCCTTTTAATCCATCTCAGCTAGTGGCTGTTCATAGCAACGAGCCCTGCAAGTCAGTCACAAGTTGTGTGAAGTACTTTGTCATGCATCCACTACATATCAGCTATATAGAATGACCCCAGGTTGAAGAATTATGGGAGGagaaaagctctctctctctacacTATCATTATGTGGACCTCCATCAGGTCACTCTTCAATTGCTTTTATttaaactaaaaagcaccaggtAACGTTTTCTGCACTGTTTGCAGATCTTCAGTGCCTTTTTAAAGATGTGGCATCAAGTACAGTACAAAGTATCCCAAATAAGGCCTCACCAGGGGGTTGGGGGTTGTATAAGGGCAGAACTACTGTACTTACGCAAAAGGAAAATGACCCCCTCAAAACACACAGAATTATGAGAATGAGATGACCCCCTCATTTTTTTGATGGCATATCTGGGACAAAAAGTCTTGCATTCAAATAAATACAGTGTATTATcaatttttattttcagtcccttgcCAGATGGTTCATagcatggaatctgccttttGTATTCACTGTTGCTAACAGCTGACATTTTCAGCAAGCTATCCaaccacaactgcaaggtatttTTCTTGGTCTGTGATCATCAATTCAGACCCCACTGGTGCGTATGTGACATTCAGGTTTATTGTCCCCATGTGCATTACTCTGCAGACTAACCTTGAATTTCACCTGCCATTTTGTTGCACATCCACACAAATATCCCCCATGTGTTTTCATTACCCTGAATAACTCAGTATCAGCTGTGAACTTTGCTAACCCCTCTGTTGATCTTGTTCCATGTACTTTATGAGAAAAAACTAAACAGCACCAACTCCAACACATATCCTTGGGGGACCCTACAACTTGCCTCCCTCCACTGTGAAAACTGTCCATTTATCTCCACCCTCTACTACCTCTTCTATAACCAGTTACCAATTCAAGAAAGAACAAAttttcttatcccatgactgttaAGCGTTTGTGCCAAAAGCTTTGGTGAGGAAACCCGTCAAACGCTTTCTGGAAGTCCAGGCAAGTTGGCAGAGCAGGACTTCCCTGTACAGAAGCGCTGCTTTGGCAGCTCTCATTCTGCTCTGTATTCTGCCCTTCACAATAATTCCCACCCCTCTGCCTAGAACAGATGCGAGGCTAACTGGCTTGTAGCTTCCCAGGTCCTCCACCCTGGATCACTTTGTTAGGACCTGCATGATGCTGGATGTATTCCTAGTCATTAGGCCAAAGGCGAATGCTGGTGGGAATGTGCCGGAGAGCGTACAGCACCCGGACCTGGTTTTAAGCATAGGAGTGGCCATTCTCACAATGGAAAGACAGAAGCCGGCTggccaagaggaagaagaagagctggtttttttatgccgactttctctgccacttaagggagaatcaaaccggctgacaacctccttcccttcccctcccctgtgaggtgggtggggctgagagagctgtgactggcccgaggtcacccagctggcttcgtgtgtaggagtgaggaaaccaacccggtcccccaggttagcctccgccgctcctgtagaggagttgccctggggggggggcccaGCCGCTCGGAGGGGGTGAGaggcgcccccccacccccacacaggGGTCCTCCTCCCGCCCGGCGGAGGACGGGCGTTGGGACTCGGGGCGCCTCCTGCCCCGGCGCGACGGGGGCTCCGAGGCCCGGATCTCCGGCCCCCCAGGCCTTTTACCGTCTCCAGGTTGGAGCTCTGGATCTCCTTCTCCTCGGCGTAGTCGGTGACGCGCTCCAGGTCGGCGGCGCCGCTGTCGTGCTTGCGCGGCTTCTCGGCCGGCCGGCCGCCGTCGGCGCCGCTCGCCGAGCCGTTGGGCTCGGCCTCCAGCTCCAGCTCCACGTCCCcctccgccgccatcgccgcgCCGCTCGCCCGGCCGCCCGAGCCCCGCCCCTTCcggcgccccgccccgccccttccGGCGCCcctggcaggcgggcaggcggcgCACTTCCGGAAGCGCGGCTCCGCGAAGGAAGGAGGCGGCCCGAAGGCGGGACTTCCCTTTTCCCGTCTCAGGGCGGaagtggggcggcggccctgcggGGTTGTGGCCGCCTGTGCGGAGCGGGGGAGCCCAGCCCGTCTGGGGCGCGCACGCGCACTGCCGGCCGcggcccctctcccccccccccgtccgtcCCGCGGATGGGGCCCCTCCAGCC
The Euleptes europaea isolate rEulEur1 chromosome 20, rEulEur1.hap1, whole genome shotgun sequence genome window above contains:
- the HYPK gene encoding huntingtin-interacting protein K, producing the protein MAAEGDVELELEAEPNGSASGADGGRPAEKPRKHDSGAADLERVTDYAEEKEIQSSNLETAMSVIGDRRSREQKAKQEREKELAKVTIKKEDLELIMNEMEISRAAAERSLREHMGNVVEALITLTN